A DNA window from Streptomyces sp. 71268 contains the following coding sequences:
- a CDS encoding TetR/AcrR family transcriptional regulator, whose amino-acid sequence MGLPAPVVPGERRGRPRSAAADTAIIETVLRLLEEGVTVGELSMERIAREAGVGKATVYRRWSGKPALILDVMRALDADPPAPVGESVRDDLVRLLEFLRQRGLAKRHSALLRTVVTQVKAYPELWRTYHETVVHKRTEFLRAVLRRGVERGEIRADQDVDFLAELFVGPMLSRMLLHEWMDLPDGLAERIVDTVLDGVRPRG is encoded by the coding sequence GTGGGCCTGCCGGCCCCGGTGGTGCCGGGGGAGCGGCGGGGGCGGCCACGGAGCGCGGCGGCCGACACGGCGATCATCGAGACCGTGCTGCGCCTCCTCGAAGAGGGCGTCACGGTCGGCGAGTTGTCCATGGAGCGCATCGCGCGCGAGGCGGGCGTCGGCAAGGCCACCGTCTACCGCCGCTGGTCGGGCAAGCCCGCGCTGATACTCGACGTGATGCGCGCCCTCGACGCCGACCCGCCGGCGCCCGTGGGCGAGTCGGTCCGCGACGACCTGGTGCGGTTGCTGGAGTTCCTCCGCCAGCGCGGCCTGGCCAAGCGGCACTCGGCGCTGCTGCGCACGGTGGTGACGCAGGTGAAGGCGTATCCGGAACTGTGGCGCACGTACCACGAGACGGTGGTGCACAAGCGGACCGAGTTCCTGCGCGCGGTCCTGCGGCGCGGCGTCGAGCGCGGCGAGATCCGCGCCGACCAGGACGTGGACTTCCTCGCCGAACTCTTCGTCGGCCCGATGCTCTCGCGGATGCTCCTGCACGAGTGGATGGACCTGCCCGACGGGCTCGCGGAACGCATCGTCGACACGGTGCTGGACGGGGTCCGTCCGCGCGGTTGA
- a CDS encoding BTAD domain-containing putative transcriptional regulator, with product MDGVRYGILGTTQAHHDDGTLVALGGARLRALLAALALRPGRVCSADALIAEVWDAEPGAPGSAPRQASGALQALIGRLRKAIGRAAILSVDGGYLLQTDPDSIDLFRFERLARDASGALADGDPGRASALLDEALALWRGPALADLPSRTASAARAEARHLDARRDRARADLALGRAAHALPALTELCEAHPLDEPLHALRIRALRDTGRAAEALAAYEQVRRELVDRLGTDPGPELRALHAELLTPDAGRAPTDGSWPAGPGGRPDRAGRSGPGIPAGPPEPSDRSGPTGQAGPADPSGTAAENGSPGRAAGWPAPGQLTGPSPVTGHDPLPGPGEPSDRDESADRDAPAASAGPDVGTGPVAWTDPRPHAAVSAGTGPGSAGRPVVHGTVHPPVPSTVPAPPGAPAATADPPVTPAAPAAPGGGRPVGNLRASLTSFVGRERDLHALRADLGTHRLITLLGPGGSGKTRLSKVAAASVADDWPDGAWLAELAPAHDPDTVVETVLTTLGARETVIRSTAAEGLHAAAERTALDPLTRLTEHCAARRMLLVLDNCEHVIEVAAQLAETLVAHCPGVTVLATSREPLAVPGEVVRSVEPLPQPVALRLLADRGASARPGFRVEDDLAACAEICRRLDGLPLAIELAAARLRLLSPRQLADRLDDRFRLLTTGSRTLLPRQQTLRAVVDWSWDLLDARERAVLRRLSVFAGGCDLAAAEAVCADDPAGPGEPVTAANGGAGSGAHAGVDPRDVAALLGSLVDKSLVVAAPAEASGPGAPDAGAPGPHSPTGGRGAVRDAGAPGSGAGGRGDPAYDDGMRYRLLETVAEYAAERLDEAGERVAVERRHLVAYRELARRADPLLRGAAQVAWLWRLELEHENLRTALRRAVAAGDEQEGLCLVLSLNWFWHLRDHRADLRTWAAAVTELGPNPFQAPVTPAPPLLARATDAPPPMPPDQLWEARRSVRLIGLALLEGDLRGLEDPASRGELRGVVAAYRPGLPQTCRLPGLLWFIAPLVVGDSASLREIVDASVRAGREIGDPWELAFMLQLRAKVLAAQHFDPTSLDRDIGESLEIFARLGDSWGAAEALSGRGAAREERGEYAAATADYQEAIGYAERLGAQTQVWLLRARLAGVMIKRAASPRETEQGVQMLVQIMTDGQRTNTEAVSYARLHYAVWCAEAGRYAEARAHFEHQLTEFGGRSHELFQGIMEGLLAWLDTLEGRPAEALRRLRGALAKTRSAVGWLVAPQVPVAQLVTGAHALTALGGTDRARVAARLIGAHDALFPPGVCLARTHQAERAEAERSARAELAEARYEREYAAGRGLSLAEAAALI from the coding sequence ATGGACGGCGTGCGCTACGGCATACTCGGCACCACCCAGGCCCATCACGACGACGGCACCCTCGTCGCGCTCGGCGGCGCCCGTCTGCGTGCGCTCCTCGCGGCGCTCGCCCTGCGCCCCGGCCGGGTGTGCTCCGCCGACGCCCTGATCGCCGAGGTCTGGGACGCGGAGCCCGGCGCCCCCGGCAGCGCCCCACGGCAGGCCAGCGGCGCGCTCCAGGCCCTGATCGGCCGGTTGCGGAAGGCCATAGGACGCGCGGCGATCCTCTCCGTGGACGGCGGCTACCTGCTCCAGACCGACCCGGATTCCATCGACCTGTTCCGCTTCGAACGACTCGCCCGGGACGCCTCCGGCGCGCTGGCCGACGGCGACCCCGGCCGGGCCTCCGCCCTGCTCGACGAGGCCCTGGCACTGTGGCGCGGCCCGGCCCTGGCCGACCTGCCCAGCCGTACGGCGTCCGCGGCGCGGGCCGAGGCGCGGCACCTGGACGCGCGGCGCGACCGGGCCCGGGCCGACCTCGCCCTCGGCCGCGCGGCCCACGCCCTGCCCGCCCTCACCGAACTGTGCGAGGCCCACCCGCTGGACGAGCCGCTGCACGCGCTGCGCATCCGCGCCCTGCGCGACACGGGCCGCGCCGCGGAGGCGCTGGCGGCCTACGAACAGGTACGCCGCGAACTCGTCGACCGCCTCGGCACCGACCCGGGACCGGAACTGCGCGCGCTCCACGCCGAACTCCTCACCCCGGACGCCGGCCGCGCCCCGACCGACGGGAGCTGGCCGGCCGGCCCCGGTGGCCGGCCCGACCGCGCCGGCCGGAGCGGGCCCGGCATCCCGGCGGGCCCGCCCGAGCCGTCCGACCGGAGCGGACCCACCGGACAGGCCGGGCCCGCCGACCCGAGCGGCACCGCCGCCGAGAACGGTTCGCCCGGCCGCGCCGCCGGCTGGCCCGCCCCCGGCCAGCTCACCGGCCCTTCCCCGGTGACCGGCCACGACCCGCTGCCCGGCCCCGGGGAGCCGTCGGACCGCGACGAGTCGGCGGACCGCGACGCCCCGGCCGCGAGCGCGGGCCCGGACGTGGGTACGGGCCCGGTCGCGTGGACGGACCCGCGCCCGCACGCGGCCGTCAGCGCGGGTACGGGCCCCGGGTCGGCCGGGCGCCCTGTCGTGCACGGCACCGTGCACCCACCCGTGCCCTCCACCGTGCCGGCACCCCCGGGAGCGCCCGCCGCCACCGCCGATCCGCCCGTGACCCCCGCCGCGCCGGCCGCCCCCGGTGGTGGCCGGCCGGTGGGCAACCTGCGGGCGTCGCTCACCAGCTTCGTCGGGCGCGAGCGCGACCTGCACGCGCTGCGCGCGGACCTCGGCACGCACCGGCTCATCACGCTGCTGGGGCCGGGCGGCTCCGGCAAGACCCGGCTTTCCAAGGTGGCCGCCGCCAGCGTCGCCGACGACTGGCCGGACGGCGCCTGGCTCGCCGAACTCGCCCCCGCGCACGACCCCGACACGGTCGTCGAGACGGTTCTGACGACGCTCGGCGCGCGGGAGACCGTCATCCGCAGCACCGCGGCCGAGGGGCTGCACGCCGCGGCCGAACGGACCGCGCTCGACCCGCTGACCCGGCTCACCGAACACTGCGCGGCCCGCCGCATGCTGCTCGTCCTCGACAACTGCGAGCACGTGATCGAGGTCGCCGCCCAACTGGCCGAGACGCTCGTCGCGCACTGCCCCGGCGTCACCGTGCTCGCCACCAGCCGCGAGCCGCTGGCCGTGCCCGGCGAGGTCGTACGCTCCGTCGAGCCGCTGCCGCAGCCCGTCGCGCTGCGGCTGCTGGCCGACCGGGGCGCGTCGGCCCGGCCCGGGTTCCGCGTCGAGGACGACCTGGCCGCGTGCGCGGAGATCTGCCGCCGCCTCGACGGGCTGCCGCTGGCCATCGAGCTGGCCGCGGCGCGCCTGCGGCTGCTCTCGCCCCGACAGCTCGCCGACCGGCTCGACGACAGGTTCCGGCTGCTGACCACGGGCAGCCGCACCCTGTTGCCACGGCAACAGACGCTGCGGGCCGTCGTGGACTGGTCCTGGGACCTGCTCGACGCGCGGGAGCGGGCCGTACTGCGGCGGCTGTCCGTCTTCGCCGGCGGCTGCGACCTGGCCGCCGCCGAGGCCGTGTGCGCCGACGACCCCGCCGGGCCCGGCGAACCGGTCACCGCCGCGAACGGCGGCGCGGGCAGCGGTGCGCACGCGGGCGTCGACCCGCGCGACGTCGCGGCCCTGCTCGGCTCCCTGGTGGACAAGTCGCTGGTCGTCGCGGCCCCCGCCGAGGCGAGCGGGCCGGGCGCCCCGGACGCCGGCGCGCCCGGCCCGCATTCCCCGACGGGCGGGCGCGGGGCGGTCCGGGACGCGGGAGCGCCCGGGTCGGGCGCGGGCGGGCGGGGCGATCCGGCGTACGACGACGGGATGCGCTACCGGCTCCTGGAGACGGTCGCCGAGTACGCGGCCGAGCGGTTGGACGAGGCGGGGGAGCGGGTGGCCGTGGAGCGCCGGCACCTGGTCGCGTACCGCGAACTCGCCCGCCGCGCTGACCCGTTGCTGCGCGGCGCCGCGCAGGTCGCTTGGTTGTGGCGGCTTGAACTGGAGCACGAGAACCTGCGTACCGCCCTGCGCCGGGCCGTCGCCGCCGGCGACGAGCAGGAGGGGCTGTGTCTGGTGCTGTCCCTGAACTGGTTCTGGCACCTCCGGGATCACCGCGCCGACCTGCGCACCTGGGCGGCGGCCGTGACGGAGCTGGGGCCCAACCCGTTCCAGGCGCCCGTCACGCCGGCGCCGCCGCTGCTGGCGCGGGCCACCGACGCGCCGCCGCCCATGCCGCCCGACCAACTGTGGGAGGCGCGGCGCAGCGTGCGTCTCATCGGGCTCGCCCTCCTGGAGGGCGACCTGCGCGGACTCGAAGACCCCGCTTCCCGGGGGGAGTTGCGCGGCGTGGTCGCGGCGTACCGGCCGGGGCTGCCGCAGACCTGTCGACTGCCGGGCCTGCTGTGGTTCATCGCGCCGCTGGTCGTCGGCGACTCCGCGAGCCTGCGCGAGATCGTCGACGCCTCCGTACGGGCCGGCCGGGAGATCGGCGACCCGTGGGAGTTGGCGTTCATGCTGCAACTGCGGGCCAAGGTGCTCGCCGCCCAGCACTTCGACCCCACGAGCCTGGACCGGGACATCGGCGAGAGCCTGGAGATCTTCGCGCGGCTCGGGGACTCGTGGGGCGCGGCCGAGGCGCTGTCCGGCCGCGGCGCGGCGCGTGAGGAGCGCGGTGAGTACGCGGCGGCGACCGCCGACTACCAGGAGGCGATCGGTTACGCCGAGCGGCTCGGCGCGCAGACACAGGTGTGGCTGCTGCGGGCGCGGCTCGCCGGCGTGATGATCAAACGCGCCGCGAGCCCGCGGGAGACCGAGCAGGGCGTGCAGATGCTCGTCCAGATCATGACCGACGGCCAGCGCACGAACACCGAGGCCGTGTCGTACGCGCGCCTGCACTACGCCGTGTGGTGCGCCGAAGCTGGCCGCTACGCCGAGGCGCGCGCCCATTTCGAGCACCAGCTCACCGAGTTCGGCGGCCGCAGCCACGAGCTCTTCCAGGGAATCATGGAGGGCCTGTTGGCCTGGCTGGACACGTTGGAGGGTCGGCCGGCCGAGGCCCTGCGGCGGCTGCGGGGCGCCCTGGCCAAGACCCGGTCGGCGGTGGGCTGGCTGGTCGCGCCGCAGGTGCCGGTCGCCCAACTGGTGACGGGCGCGCACGCGTTGACCGCGCTCGGCGGCACCGACCGGGCGCGCGTGGCCGCCCGGCTGATCGGCGCCCACGACGCGCTCTTCCCGCCCGGCGTGTGCCTGGCCCGCACGCACCAGGCGGAGCGCGCCGAGGCGGAGCGCTCGGCCCGGGCCGAACTGGCCGAGGCGCGGTACGAGCGGGAGTACGCGGCGGGCCGCGGCCTCTCCCTCGCGGAGGCCGCGGCCCTGATCTGA
- the panB gene encoding 3-methyl-2-oxobutanoate hydroxymethyltransferase — protein MTTHASQQAAHTTPATPVTPAAPAAAPGTGAPASDKALYGGKGTRRITVRDIAAAKERGEKWPMLTAYDAMTASVFDEAGIPVMLVGDSMGNCHLGYESTVPVTMDEITILSAAVVRGTKRALVVGDLPFGAYQEGPVQALRSATRLVKEAGVGAVKLEGGERSADQIELLVRSGIPVMAHIGLTPQSVNAYGGYPVQGRGEEAAAQLLRDAKAVQDAGAFAVVLELVPAELAAEVTRSLHVPTVGIGAGAECDAQVLVWTDMAGLTGGRVPRFVKQYARLRETLGDAARSFADEVVGGTYPAPEHAFR, from the coding sequence ATGACGACGCATGCCTCGCAACAGGCTGCACACACCACACCAGCCACACCCGTCACACCGGCCGCGCCCGCCGCCGCACCGGGCACCGGCGCGCCCGCGAGCGACAAGGCGCTGTACGGCGGCAAGGGGACCCGGCGGATCACCGTCCGGGACATCGCGGCCGCCAAGGAGCGCGGCGAGAAGTGGCCCATGCTCACCGCCTACGACGCGATGACCGCGTCGGTCTTCGACGAGGCGGGCATCCCCGTCATGCTCGTCGGCGACTCGATGGGCAACTGCCACCTCGGCTACGAGTCCACCGTGCCGGTCACGATGGACGAGATCACCATCCTCTCCGCGGCCGTGGTGCGCGGCACCAAGCGCGCCCTCGTCGTCGGCGACCTGCCCTTCGGCGCGTACCAGGAGGGCCCCGTGCAGGCCCTGCGCAGCGCGACCCGGCTGGTCAAGGAGGCGGGCGTGGGCGCGGTGAAGCTGGAGGGCGGCGAGCGCTCGGCCGACCAGATCGAGCTGCTCGTACGGTCCGGCATCCCGGTGATGGCGCACATCGGCCTCACCCCGCAGTCCGTCAACGCCTACGGCGGCTACCCGGTCCAGGGCCGTGGCGAGGAGGCGGCCGCGCAGTTGCTGCGGGACGCCAAGGCCGTACAGGACGCGGGGGCGTTCGCCGTCGTGCTCGAACTCGTACCGGCCGAGCTGGCCGCCGAGGTCACGCGCTCGCTGCACGTGCCGACCGTGGGCATCGGCGCGGGCGCGGAGTGCGACGCGCAGGTGCTGGTGTGGACGGACATGGCGGGCCTGACCGGCGGCCGGGTGCCACGGTTCGTGAAGCAGTACGCGCGGTTGCGCGAGACCCTCGGCGACGCCGCCAGGTCCTTCGCCGACGAGGTCGTCGGCGGCACCTACCCGGCGCCTGAGCACGCGTTCCGCTGA
- a CDS encoding MFS transporter codes for MATPSDIATVRTVPEAIHRRRWAILVVLMFSVLIVVLDNSILNVAMKTISSPEPTGLGATQSELEWAINSYTLVFAGLLFTAGLCGDRYGRKKVLLAGMLVFGIGSVLAAFSGSPGELITYRAVMGLGGALVMPATLAILMNVFERDEQPKAIGIWVAAVGLAIAIGPITGGVLLDHFWWGSVFLVNVPVVIVGLIAMVVLVPDSRDPKPGRLDPIGVLLSIVGLISLVYGIIKGGQLADFTDPEVLGTIGLGVLVLALFVWHEKRSDHPAVDVSYFRKPAFSAAIAAIALVFFALMGVTFFIVFYTQSVRGYTPLESGLLLLPLAVAQLLFAPRSRLVVERFGARAVCTGGMLVVAGTLAGFLLLDTDSPIWVLEVLFFLQGAGMAHIMPPVTVAIMQALPRDKAGSGSALNNTFRQVGGALGVAVLGSLLSTTYRNDIEDELAAVPGLSDAQRHTAGESIEATLGAVQRMGEQGRALVEPAHDAFIHAMHVTALSAAGVALLGALVVAVFLPGKKAGAGPGQTPGEGAGEESAARADGAGAAGGATERGQDEPNTLEAHR; via the coding sequence ATGGCAACACCTTCCGACATAGCCACGGTCCGCACCGTGCCCGAGGCGATCCACCGCAGGCGGTGGGCGATCCTCGTCGTCCTCATGTTCAGCGTGCTGATCGTGGTGCTGGACAACTCGATCCTCAACGTCGCCATGAAGACCATCTCGTCGCCGGAGCCGACCGGCCTGGGCGCCACCCAGAGCGAGCTGGAATGGGCGATCAACTCCTACACCCTCGTCTTCGCCGGGCTGCTCTTCACCGCCGGCCTGTGCGGTGACCGGTACGGCCGCAAGAAGGTCCTGCTCGCCGGCATGCTGGTGTTCGGCATCGGCTCGGTGCTCGCCGCGTTCTCCGGATCGCCCGGCGAACTGATCACCTACCGGGCCGTGATGGGCCTCGGCGGCGCGCTGGTGATGCCCGCCACGCTGGCGATCCTGATGAACGTCTTCGAGCGCGACGAGCAGCCCAAGGCCATCGGCATCTGGGTCGCCGCCGTCGGCCTCGCCATCGCGATCGGCCCGATCACCGGCGGCGTCCTGCTCGACCACTTCTGGTGGGGCTCGGTCTTCCTCGTCAACGTCCCCGTCGTGATCGTCGGCCTGATCGCGATGGTCGTCCTGGTGCCCGACTCGCGCGACCCCAAGCCCGGCCGCCTCGACCCGATCGGCGTGCTGCTGTCCATCGTGGGGCTCATCTCGCTCGTCTACGGGATCATCAAGGGCGGCCAGCTGGCCGACTTCACCGACCCCGAGGTGCTCGGCACCATCGGCCTGGGCGTGCTGGTGCTGGCGCTGTTCGTCTGGCACGAGAAGCGCAGCGACCACCCGGCCGTCGACGTCAGCTACTTCCGCAAGCCGGCCTTCTCGGCCGCCATCGCCGCCATCGCGCTGGTCTTCTTCGCGCTCATGGGCGTCACGTTCTTCATCGTCTTCTACACCCAGAGCGTGCGCGGCTACACCCCGCTGGAGTCCGGCCTGTTGCTGCTGCCGCTGGCCGTGGCGCAGTTGCTCTTCGCCCCACGCTCGCGCCTGGTGGTCGAGCGCTTCGGAGCGCGCGCCGTGTGCACCGGCGGCATGCTGGTCGTCGCGGGGACCCTCGCCGGCTTCCTGCTGCTCGACACCGACAGCCCCATCTGGGTCCTCGAGGTGCTCTTCTTCCTCCAGGGCGCGGGCATGGCGCACATCATGCCGCCCGTCACCGTGGCGATCATGCAGGCCCTGCCGCGCGACAAGGCCGGCTCCGGCTCCGCGCTCAACAACACGTTCCGGCAGGTCGGCGGCGCCCTGGGGGTCGCCGTCCTGGGGTCGCTGCTGTCGACCACGTACCGTAACGACATCGAGGACGAACTCGCCGCCGTACCCGGCCTCTCCGACGCCCAGCGGCACACCGCCGGCGAGTCCATCGAGGCCACGCTCGGCGCGGTGCAGCGGATGGGGGAGCAGGGCAGGGCGCTGGTCGAGCCGGCGCACGACGCGTTCATCCACGCCATGCACGTCACCGCCCTCAGCGCGGCCGGCGTCGCGCTGCTCGGCGCGCTGGTCGTCGCCGTGTTCCTGCCCGGCAAGAAGGCCGGCGCGGGGCCCGGCCAGACGCCCGGCGAGGGGGCCGGTGAGGAGTCGGCCGCGCGGGCGGACGGCGCGGGCGCGGCCGGCGGCGCCACGGAGCGCGGACAGGACGAGCCGAACACGCTGGAGGCACACCGGTGA
- a CDS encoding ATP-binding cassette domain-containing protein has translation MTRSQNSPHETSPGRGNAVEVRGLVKHYGTTKALDGVDLDVKEGTVLGVLGPNGAGKTTLVRCLSTLVEPDSGSARVAGFDVRRQPRQLRRAIGLTGQYASVDEKLSGWENLYMIGRLLDLSRRAARKRADDMLERFSLTEAAKRPASQYSGGMRRRLDLAASMIGNPQVLYLDEPTTGLDPRTRNEVWEEVRRMVGDGATVLLTTQYMEEAEQLANELTVIDRGQVIAGGQVAELKAKVGGRTLQIRPADPEQLHRMVGAVAQAGLEGVAGARADEAEGLVSVPIVSDEQLTALVGLLSQRGFTISSIDTHLPSLDEVFLAITGRKTSDAEQGQDQNKLEEVAA, from the coding sequence ATGACGCGTTCGCAAAACTCACCACACGAGACAAGTCCCGGCCGTGGCAACGCGGTCGAGGTACGGGGGTTGGTCAAGCACTACGGCACGACCAAGGCGCTCGACGGCGTCGACCTCGACGTCAAGGAAGGCACCGTGCTCGGTGTCCTCGGTCCCAACGGAGCGGGCAAGACCACGCTCGTGCGCTGCCTTTCCACGCTGGTCGAGCCGGACTCCGGCAGCGCCCGGGTGGCCGGCTTCGACGTGCGGCGGCAGCCGCGCCAGCTCCGCCGGGCGATCGGCCTCACCGGGCAGTACGCGTCGGTGGACGAGAAGCTCTCCGGCTGGGAGAACCTCTACATGATCGGGCGGCTGCTCGACCTGTCGCGCCGCGCGGCCCGCAAGCGGGCCGACGACATGCTGGAGCGGTTCTCGCTGACCGAGGCCGCCAAGCGGCCGGCGAGCCAGTACTCGGGCGGTATGCGGCGCCGGCTCGACCTCGCCGCGTCGATGATCGGCAACCCCCAGGTGCTGTACCTGGACGAGCCGACGACCGGCCTCGACCCCCGCACCCGTAACGAGGTGTGGGAGGAGGTGCGCCGGATGGTCGGCGACGGCGCCACGGTGCTGCTCACCACGCAGTACATGGAGGAGGCCGAGCAACTGGCCAACGAGCTGACGGTCATCGACCGGGGCCAGGTCATCGCCGGCGGCCAGGTGGCCGAGCTGAAGGCGAAGGTCGGCGGCCGGACCCTGCAGATCCGCCCGGCCGACCCGGAGCAGTTGCACCGGATGGTCGGCGCCGTGGCACAGGCGGGCCTCGAGGGCGTCGCGGGCGCGCGCGCCGACGAGGCCGAGGGCCTGGTCAGCGTGCCGATCGTCAGCGACGAGCAGCTCACGGCGCTGGTCGGGCTGCTCAGCCAGCGCGGCTTCACCATTTCCAGCATCGACACCCATCTGCCCAGCCTGGACGAGGTGTTCCTGGCCATCACCGGCCGCAAGACCTCGGACGCCGAGCAGGGCCAGGACCAGAACAAGCTTGAGGAGGTCGCCGCATGA
- a CDS encoding ABC transporter permease gives MSAATITAPDKAPDQQRGPTGRTSDDARIGLRGNLRHIGALARRNVMQIKQDPGSMVDAMLMPIIFTLLFVYVFGGAVGGSLGGNRDVYTNYVIPGLLAMGGLNIAMSVGTGINDDFSKGVMDRFRTMPIARSSVLVAKLIVEGGRMLVSSTILLLVAFIIGFDLKTGPLELLAAAGLALAFGTSLTWIFMLLGLSMKTPQAVQGIGFLILMPLQFGSSVFAPTGTMPGWLQAFTDYNPLSNLADAVRALLNGEGAVADPVLATLAWSVGITVVIAPLAVRKFRTKV, from the coding sequence ATGAGCGCGGCAACCATCACGGCTCCGGACAAGGCTCCGGACCAGCAGCGCGGCCCGACCGGCAGGACGTCCGACGACGCCCGGATCGGCCTGCGCGGGAACCTGCGCCACATCGGCGCCCTGGCGCGCCGCAACGTGATGCAGATCAAGCAGGACCCGGGGTCGATGGTCGACGCCATGCTGATGCCGATCATCTTCACGCTGCTGTTCGTGTACGTCTTCGGCGGCGCGGTCGGTGGCAGCCTCGGCGGCAACCGCGACGTGTACACCAACTACGTCATCCCGGGCCTGCTGGCCATGGGTGGCCTGAACATCGCCATGTCGGTGGGCACCGGCATCAACGACGATTTCAGCAAGGGGGTGATGGACCGCTTCCGCACGATGCCGATAGCCCGCTCCTCGGTGCTGGTGGCCAAGCTGATAGTCGAGGGCGGCCGGATGCTGGTCTCCTCGACCATCCTGCTGCTGGTGGCGTTCATCATCGGCTTCGACCTGAAGACGGGCCCGCTGGAGCTGCTGGCCGCCGCCGGTCTCGCGCTGGCCTTCGGCACGTCGCTCACGTGGATCTTCATGCTGCTCGGCCTGTCCATGAAGACCCCGCAGGCGGTGCAGGGCATCGGCTTCCTGATCCTGATGCCGCTGCAGTTCGGGTCCTCGGTGTTCGCCCCGACCGGGACGATGCCGGGCTGGTTGCAGGCGTTCACCGACTACAACCCGCTGTCCAACCTCGCGGACGCGGTCCGTGCCCTGCTCAACGGCGAGGGCGCGGTGGCCGACCCGGTGTTGGCCACGCTGGCCTGGTCGGTGGGGATCACCGTGGTGATCGCCCCGCTGGCGGTGCGCAAGTTCCGCACGAAGGTCTGA